The genomic DNA tcTACAtaaggcagtaatcaagaccatcccaagaaaaagaaatgcaagagggcaaaatgattgtctgaggagaccttacttatagttgagaaaagaaaagatgtgaaaggcaaaggagaaaaggaaagatacacccatttgaatgcagagttccaaaggatagcaaggagagataagaaagccttcctcagtgatcagtgcaaagaaatagaggaaaacaatagaatgggaaagactagcgatctcttcaagaaaattagagaataccaagggaacacttcatgcaaagatgggcatgataaaggacagaaatggtatggacctaacagaaacagaagatattaagaagaggtggcaagaatacacagaagaactatacaaaaaaaagatcttaatgacccaaacaaccacgatggtgtgatcactcacctagagccagatatcctggaatgtgaagtcaagtgggccttaggaagcatcactatgaataaagctagtggaggtgatggaattccagttgagctatttcaaatcctgaaagataatgctgtgaaagtgctgccctcaatatgccagcaaatttggaaaactcagcagtggccacaggactggaaaaggtcagttttcattcaaattccaaaaaaaggcaatgccagagaatgttcaaagtactacacaattgcactcatctcacatgctagcaaaataatgctcataattctccaagctaggcttcaacagtatgtgaaccaagaacttccagatgttcaagctggatttagaaaaggcagaggaactagggatcaaattgccaacatccattagatcatagaaaaagcaagagatttccagaaaagtatgtatttctattttattgattacCCCAaatcctttaactgtgtggatcacaacaaactgtggaaaattctgaaagatatgggaataccagaccaccttacctgcttcctgagaaatctgtatgcagatcaggaagcaacaattagaactggacatgaaacaacaaactggttccaaataggaaaggagtacatcaaggctgtatattgtcaacctgattatttaacttatatgcagagtacatcatgcaaaatgctgggctggatgaagcacaagctggaatcaagattgccgggagaaatatcaataacctcaggtctgtagatgacaccacacttatgacagacagcaaagaggaactaaaaacctcttgatgaaggtgaaagaggagagtgaaaaagctggcttgaaactcaacattcaaaaaactaagatcatggcatccagtcccatcacttcatgacaaatagatggggaaacaatggaaatattgacagactttattttggagtgctccaaaatcactgcagatggtgactgccgccatgaaattaaaaaacacgtGCTCCATAGAAGAAAAgatttgacaaacctagactgcatattcaaaagcagagacattgttttgctgacaaaggtccatcaagtcaaaggtatggtttctccaggagtcatgtatggatatgagagttggactataaagaaagctgagcactgaagagttgatgcttttgaactatggtgttgaagaagactcatgagagtctcttggacctcaaggagatccagtcagtccatcctaaaggaaatcagtcctgactattcattggaagagctgatgctgaagctgaagaactgactgtgcaaagaactgactctttggaaaagaccctgatgctgggaaagattgaaatttagaggagaaggggacgacagaggatgagatggttggatggcatcactgacttggtggacataagtttgatcaagctccaggaaattttgatggacaaggaagcctggtgtgctgcagtctatgggatcacaaagagtcagccatatcttagcgactgaactgaactgaaacagtcaCAGAGAAATGGCAGAAGATTTttggagaaagaggaaagggtTTCATTTCCAGAACCTCAATCTTATCACCATGGAACATCAGCAGAAAACAAGCTCTTCTTGATAATCTGATCCTGCCAGCCCCACACTTAACAAATCTCCAGTATCTACTACAGCCAACATAGGAGGTCTAAGATTGTTTAAAGTGTGTAAGCCAAATAGACCTGAATtttaatttggattcctttctgaCATAGCCTAGAGAAACTCTTTAAGCCTCTCCCTccagttttatcttttattattattgtcattttgattatttgtttaaaatatacttttttaaagtaatacttGTCGTTTTTTGAGACTAAGTGGTATTATTTACTAATATATGAGAGAATAGAATGTCTAATATCTGGAAGACAAGAGGTATCCAATAACTGATAAGAAAATGTATTTCCCCAAAatcaacctagaggggaggggtagggagggagatgggaaagaggttaaaagggaggggatataggtatacctatggctgattcatgttgaggcttgacaggaaacaacaaaaatctgtaaagaaattatccttcaattaaaaataaataaaaatttaaaataaaaaaggaaaaatgctataaaatttttaagttaaaaatttttttaaatataaaatgttgtgttagtttcaaacaaaaagaaaatttatttcccCAAAATCAGAAACTAAACTGATATTTCTAGGACAGATCCCACTAAATCCTCATTGAGCCTAAATTTATGTCTTTCATTCATATCTTTGATTGGCTACTGTGGAAATTCTAACTTGGAGAAGAGAACCTTACGTGTCATCTCCTGCAGCTGTGGCCCTCCCAGCTAGAGCTGAGATCAGCGCTGAGAGATTTCAGGGAGGTCATTCAAGGACAAATCAAGTCCTCTTGATGAGTGTGCTAAGAGGCTGAACAAAAGATTTAGCTGGTATTCTAAACATTATGGGGAACGCTCAGTGAACTGAGTGAGAAAATGATTCCTACAAAGCAATGTGTAGCCTGGATTGCAGGGGCATTTAAAGACCCAGGCAGATATTCTCTGGGCAAGGCAGAGACAGACCCCAAATATCTAAGTGTTCTCAGCGACCTGGTGAGAATCAAGTGTCTCTTCATTCAACAAAACTTTTCTAGTACTTAACAGCCTAGGTATTAATCATTATGGGTCTTGATTAGAAGACAATGTCCTAGGGTTTGTACTCAGACCCTCCAAACACAAGAAGATCCCAAGTTCTAATAGTTTTAATAATTCAGGAAGAAGCTgcaactttcttttcctttgttggacttcagaatttctcttttcactttagaTAAAATATTTCCCTTCCCTATCTATCAGGAAAGTAATTATGAGAGCACATGTGATAACTatgttaatcttttaaaattttgcaaaaaGGAATGACCATGagcatttaaaatgtcttttatataTTCAAGAGGGCTAACACACATcactttatttaaagaaaacactGGAAGTAAGGGTGGAAATagtataaaatttacatttattaagaactaaatcttaaatctatttcaatcatttattttctgATAATCATAGAGAAGTTATGCTATCTCCTAAGTGGCATATTTGTTTTCATGACATATAGGttgttatatatacattcttGGAACAGTTAATAATACAAAGTAAAAgctgagaaatagaaaataattaatgaaagaGTCTACACAGTATAAATAAATGTCTTCCTAATAGGTGTATGGTCAATGTCTTTGTGTCTGCCCAGATTGAAAAAGTCGCAAATTTCTGGAGACCTCAACTGTCTTCCCAAGATgcttgcttccttgtcctttgcCAACATCTCCTTCTTCCAGCCTCATGCTTTCCTGATGATTGGCATCCCAGGCCTGGAGGCCATTCATGGCTGGatctccatccccttctcctccacataCACTGTGGCCCTCGCTGGAAACTGCCTGATCCTCTTGGCTGTGAGGAGGACCCCCAGCCTGCACCAGCCCATGTACTACTTCCTGTCCATGCTGGCCCTCACCGACGTGGGCCTCACCTTGGCCACAATGCCCACCACACTGGCTGTGCTCTGGTTTGACCGTCGGCTCATCGGCTTCAACGCCTGTCTGGTCCAGATGTTCTTCCTCCACTTCTTCTCCATGGTGGAGTCCTCGGTGCTCCTGGCCATGTCGTTTGACCGCTTCGTGGCCATCTCCAACCCCCTGCGCTATGCCTCTGTCCTCACAAACAATGTCATCATCAGGATTGGACTGGCCATTGTGGCCCGAGCCACTGTGTCCCTCTTCCCATTGCCCTTCTTACTAAAGAGACTGAACTTTTGCCCTGGCAAGATCCTCTTGTCCCACTCATTCTGTTTCCATGCAGATGTCATGAAACAAGCCTGTGCTGACATTACTGTCAATATCATTTATGGGCTGTATGTGGTTCTGTCCACGATGGGAATAGACTCCTTGCTGATTGTGCTGTCCTATACCCTTATTCTTCATACAGTGATGAGTCTGGCCTCTCCCAGGGAGCGTATCCGGGCCCTCAACACTTGTGTTTCTCATATTTTAGCCGTTCTGGTTTTCTTCATCCCAGTCATAGGTGTGTCCATGATCCACCGTTTTGGGAGACACCTTCCCCCCATAGTACACGCCCTTGTTGCCTACGTGTACCTGGTGGTGCCCCCTGTGCTCAACCCCATCATCTACAGTGTCAAGTCCAAGCCCATCAGGGAGGCCATGCTTAGGGTGCtgagggagaagaggaaaggcTGATGAAATTAAGAAATAACCTCAGAATCTGAGGGAAAACACAGTCAAACAGTCATAATCTATGTCCAGAAAGCCCATTTTTCCGAGCTCTGACCCAGAAACATTATCAAGAGAATAACAAGCAAATCACCCTCATACATATGGGGGAAATGCAGTCCTGATTCCTTCTTAAGTCTTTGTGGCTTCACATttgatttgtttacttatttatttgttatttttctctgtgCTGCATCGCtttcaggatcttaattccccaaccacgAATGAAACCTggagctccagcagtgagagtgccaagtcctaaccactggaccaccagggacttccTCAGTTCTAATTGTTTACTCCActcattaaattcatttttttaatttagtgtttATTTATGCTAGAATCTATGGTtgttatatgaaatatttaaatgaacCATATGTAATCTCTTCCGTACTTTGAAAGGTAGCAGCTTCTAAACACACAATTATAATAATATGTAATAAGGCTGTGAGAGGTTCACACAAACTGGTATAGAAGCCTAGAAGTGGATTTGCTGCCTTGACAGAAGGAAATGAGATAGGAGTCAGGGAAGAAGGAGGCTGAAAGATGAGTAGGAGCTTATAGGCAGAAAATGTAGGCAATGGGAGGTCATAcctaataaatggaaaagaacataaaaaatgataaaactgaggcatggagTTATCTGGTTGATGTGAAAAAGTGAGTGGTTAGGTATGGCTCAGCATAATGTGTTAGGTGTTGGAGGGAGAACTGGAGATGAGCTGGAAATGACAGGCAGTGGTGAGACCTCTTTAACTTTTCAGATCTGATTGGACCATTTGGTCTTCATTCTTTGTTTAAAAGTCAGCCTTGGAAAGGCTACTGCAACGTAAAAAGTTGTAGAGGCTTTACTGTGTATCACAAATTAGTAAGgtgaaaatagaggagaaaaaaaatgcaaggaaAACATTTAAGAAGTTGTTTTAACAGTctagaaaaaagaatgtaaactaAAGCTAAgtcaataatttgtttttaatagatgtgattttttttgtttaatttcatctccacatttctcttctctgtcttctgaAAGTACCTGGAAGCAATGATACCAGCATCAATGAGCAAGACTAGTATCTATTTGCTTCTAAATACCATTCACCACTACATAAAACCTAGGATTCTTAGAGTAGTGGCTAATTCCAGGTATCCAGGTATGAGCAGGGAGTACACAAAGTGAGATGAAATCGTTTATGTCTGaagcaataaaaaaatacaaagtcaaTAGGagcattaaaacacacacacacacagagaaattcaTTCAAAaaggctactgctgctgctgctgctgctgctaagtcacttcagtcgtgtccgactctgtgcaaccccagaaatggcagcccaccaggctccaccgtccctgggattctccaggcaagaacactggagtgggttgccatttccttctcccatgcatgaaagtgaaaagtgaaagtgaagtcactgagtcgtgtctaactctcagcaaccccatggactgcagcctaccaggctcctccgtccatgggattttccatgcaagagtactggagtggggtgccattgccttctccagtgaccaAATGTAAGTCAAttagaacattaaaaataattttaacagcaATTGATTATAGAAAATAGAATTCTTTAAGAAAAGTATGAGTCCCCAGTGATATTCAAAAtgaagagggagaaaagaagaaactctTTTTATAGAAGAAGGTCATGAAACAAATGCAGAAAAGTATTGTTTTATAAGATAACCTCTTTGcagtttttaatgtgttttaaataATCAACAAATGCTTAAAGGATGTTCAGATACAATATTCACACAGTTTCAAAGTACATTGCACAACTCACTTACTATATAAAAAAGGATAAATCTGTTTCAACAATAAAGAGACTGTCAATAATATCTTAAGCAAATGATCAAATTTAGGTTAACCAATAAGATGTAATCTGACCTTATGTGCCTTTTGATATGAATAAGGACACAAAATCTCATATGTAAAAGTCCTACCAAAAATGCTCAACCTGAATCTAACTCTGAGGAATAACCAGGGAAACAATAAATATGGaaagcaccacacacacacatacctacactaacgtacacacacacacacacacacacacacacaaactagtaGCCTGGGATAGTTTTCAAAATACGGGGTTATAAAAGTTATGTCAGGGACTTAATCTAAATTAAAAGAGATCAAAGGGGCATAAAAACCAAATGCTAGCATTAATTAGCCATTATTAGGACAATCATGGAATTCAAATATGTATTGTATATAAGTACTAGTATTTAGtacagttcagttccgtcgctcagtcatgtctgactctttgcaaccccatggactgcagcagcatgagaggcctccctgtccatcaccaactcctggagtttacgcaaactcatgtccttagaggcagtggtgccatccaaccatctcatcctctgttgtgcccttctcctcctgccttcagtctttcccagcatcagagtcttttcaaatgagtcagttctttccatcaggtggccaaagtattggagcttcaacttcagcatcagtccttccaatgaatattcaggactgatttcctttaggatggactgactggatctccttgcagtccaagggactctcaagagtcttctccaacaccacaattcagcagcatcagttcttcagggctc from Budorcas taxicolor isolate Tak-1 chromosome 15, Takin1.1, whole genome shotgun sequence includes the following:
- the LOC128060528 gene encoding olfactory receptor 51I2-like, yielding MSLCLPRLKKSQISGDLNCLPKMLASLSFANISFFQPHAFLMIGIPGLEAIHGWISIPFSSTYTVALAGNCLILLAVRRTPSLHQPMYYFLSMLALTDVGLTLATMPTTLAVLWFDRRLIGFNACLVQMFFLHFFSMVESSVLLAMSFDRFVAISNPLRYASVLTNNVIIRIGLAIVARATVSLFPLPFLLKRLNFCPGKILLSHSFCFHADVMKQACADITVNIIYGLYVVLSTMGIDSLLIVLSYTLILHTVMSLASPRERIRALNTCVSHILAVLVFFIPVIGVSMIHRFGRHLPPIVHALVAYVYLVVPPVLNPIIYSVKSKPIREAMLRVLREKRKG